A single region of the Hylaeus volcanicus isolate JK05 chromosome 5, UHH_iyHylVolc1.0_haploid, whole genome shotgun sequence genome encodes:
- the LOC128876607 gene encoding vacuolar protein sorting-associated protein 28 homolog isoform X1: protein MSIAQDRPELYEEVKLYKNAREREKHDNQADLYAVVNTLQHLEKAYIRDCVTPEEYTAACSKLLVQYKAAFKQVQSDQFPTIDAFARAFRLDCPAALERIKEDRPITIRYDKGNTCKSIADIVSLFITLMDKLRLEIKAMDQLHPDLRDLVDTMNRLSILPSDFDGKDKLEEWLQTLNNMSASDELSDTQVRQLIFDLETSYNAFNKILHNS, encoded by the exons ATGTCAATAGCTCAAGATCGACCTGAACTTTATGAAGAAGTGAAGCTTTACAAGAATgcgagggaaagagaaaagCACGACAATCAGGCCGATTTATACGCTGTCGTAAATACTTTGCAACATTTAGAGAAAGCTTATATCAGGGATTGCGTGACACCAGAAGAATATACAGCTGCTTGCAGTAAACTGTTGGTGCAATACAAAGCAGCTTTTAAACAG GTGCAAAGCGATCAGTTCCCTACCATAGATGCTTTTGCCAGAGCATTTCGATTGGATTGTCCTGCAGCACTCGAAAGGATCAAAGAAGACAGACCGATTACTATAAGATATGATAAGGGCAACACATGCAAATCTATCGCAGACATTGTATCTCTATTCATTACCTTGATGGACAAATTACGACTCGAGATCAAAGCTATGGATCAACTACATCCTGATTTAAGAGACTTAGTGGACACCATGAATCGTCTCAGCATACTACCCAGCGATTTCGATGGAAAAGACAAACTCGAAGAGTGGTTACAAACTCTTAACAACATGTCTGCATCTGATGAGTTGTCTGATACGCAAGTAAGACAACTGATTTTTGACTTGGAAACTTCCTACAATGctttcaacaaaattcttcACAATTCCTAA